The Ananas comosus cultivar F153 linkage group 7, ASM154086v1, whole genome shotgun sequence genome has a window encoding:
- the LOC109712904 gene encoding uncharacterized protein LOC109712904 — protein sequence MEIESVKCDCCGLREDCTQEYITNVQATFNGKWLCGLCSEAVRDEAGRAGKRKKAHGPLEDALRAHMAFCRKTKLSPAGGVADGMRQMLRRRSGKDDLADI from the coding sequence ATGGAGATTGAATCAGTGAAGTGCGATTGCTGTGGTTTAAGAGAGGATTGCACCCAAGAGTACATAACCAACGTGCAGGCCACGTTCAACGGGAAATGGCTCTGTGGGCTGTGCTCGGAGGCGGTCCGGGACGAGGCGGGCCGGGCCGGGAAAAGGAAGAAGGCCCACGGGCCTCTGGAAGACGCCTTGAGGGCCCACATGGCCTTTTGCCGGAAGACCAAGCTGAGCCCCGCCGGCGGTGTCGCCGACGGCATGCGCCAGATGCTCCGGCGGCGGTCCGGAAAGGACGACTTGGCCGACATCTAG
- the LOC109712901 gene encoding uncharacterized protein LOC109712901, whose amino-acid sequence MLPVECLTILSNPVEASSSPSLLLYPFLPRSPFLQTLPSHTHNHSTNYTLHKLKMEQSQEEPTKKPPPPLRSSPPAIILRRFEPSPSDATTLFSWASDPRVTRFLRRGPVPDSDAALRYITDHILPHPWYRAICVPPSDTPVGSISIKPGPVQEKNTRFRSASVGYRLAHAHWGRGIATAALRAVAAAAAFAEWLQLDRLKAVADVENLASQRVLEKAGFRREGVLRKYVRLKGEETRDVVMYSLLSTDDTNE is encoded by the exons ATGCTCCCCGTAGAATGTTTGACCATTTTAAGCAATCCAGTGGAAGCTTCATCATCACCTTCTCTGCTCCTTTACCCCTTTCTCCCCCGCTCCCCATTCCTTCAAACTCTCCCTAGTCACACACACAACCACAGCACAAACTACACACTACACAAATTAAAAATGGAACAATCCCAGGAAGAGCCAACTAagaagccgccgccgccgctacgCTCCTCACCCCCGGCAATAATCCTCCGCCGCTTCGAGCCCTCACCCTCCGACGCCACCACGCTCTTCTCGTGGGCCTCGGACCCGCGCGTCACCCGCTTCCTCCGCCGTGGCCCCGTCCCCGACTCCGACGCCGCGCTCCGCTACATCACCGACCACATCCTCCCCCACCCATG gTACCGCGCCATCTGCGTCCCGCCTTCGGACACTCCCGTGGGCTCTATCTCCATCAAACCCGGTCCAGTCCAGGAGAAGAACACCCGGTTCAGGTCCGCCTCAGTCGGGTACCGGCTCGCGCACGCCCACTGGGGCCGCGGCATAGCCACCGCGGCGCTccgggcggtggcggcggcggcggcgttcgCGGAGTGGCTGCAGCTGGATCGGCTCAAGGCGGTGGCGGATGTCGAGAATTTGGCATCGCAGAGGGTGCTGGAGAAGGCAGGGTTTCGCAGGGAGGGGGTGCTGCGGAAGTACGTGAGGCTGAAGGGGGAGGAGACGAGAGACGTGGTCATGTATAGCTTGCTGTCCACGGATGATACGAACGAGTGA
- the LOC109712900 gene encoding protein CDC73 homolog (The sequence of the model RefSeq protein was modified relative to this genomic sequence to represent the inferred CDS: added 106 bases not found in genome assembly), with the protein MDPLSVLRDFAARGELEKITQVGEEFRFGAGGEYAFPCSAATAYRSKLGGHYTLDALLFFLRHHHLKHTDYLQSARLRRLPTVTLPDRRPLLDYLLGRTSSSSALAIDLLPSAPDPPAPLEHSRGVSSDDPARAGDGDGDVDYVAMIRALERPLKDREALLACRNRDFLAVLAAATRREEERHRAEALQRKDGLVARTRLAGAAGPPAASDAAAAAAAGDDPAEPKPRTLLKAGKVGEGVPIILVPSASQTLITIYNVKEFLEDGVFVPTDVKTKAMKGARPERVTVQKKLSRDRAVAAYEVRDKPSALKPDDWDRVVAVFVLGKEWQFKDWPFKDHVEIFNKIIGFFVRFEDDSVESAKMVKQWNVKIISISKNKRHQDRAAALEVWDRLEAFMRSRSH; encoded by the exons ATGGATCCGCTGTCGGTGCTGCGGGACTTCGCGGCGCGGGGGGAGCTGGAGAAGATCACGCAGGTCGGGGAGGAGTTCCGGTTCGGGGCGGGCGGCGA ACCGACTACCTCCAGTCcgcccgcctccgccgcctccccaCCGTCACCCTCCCCGACCGCCGCCCCCTCCTCGACTACCTCCTCGGccgcacctcctcctcctccgccctcgCCATCGACCTCCTCCCCTCCGCCCCCGATCCCCCCGCCCCCCTTGAACATTCCAGGGGGGTTTCCTCCGACGACCCCGCCCgcgccggcgacggcgacggcgacgtcGACTACGTCGCCATGATCCGCGCCCTCGAGCGGCCCCTCAAGGACCGCGAGGCCCTCCTCGCCTGCCGCAACCGCGACTTCCTCGCCGTGCTCGCCGCCGCCACCCGCCGCGAGGAGGAGCGCCACCGCGCCGAGGCGCTCCAGCGCAAGGACGGCCTCGTCGCCCGCACCCgcctcgccggcgccgccggACCCCCCGCCGCATCCgacgccgccgcagccgccgccgccggggacGATCCCGCGGAGCCGAAGCCGAGGACGCTGCTCAAGGCCGGGAAGGTCGGGGAGGGGGTCCCGATCATCCTCGTGCCGAGCGCGTCGCAGACGCTGATCACCATCTACAACGTGAAGGAGTTCCTCGAAGACGGGGTCTTCGTGCCCACGGACGTGAAGACGAAGGCGATGAAGGGGGCGCGCCCGGAGCGCGTCACGGTGCAGAAGAAGCTGAGCCGCGACCGCGCCGTGGCCGCGTACGAGGTCAGGGACAAGCCCTCCGCGCTCAAGCCCGACGACTGGGACCGCGTCGTCGCCGTCTTCGTGCTCGGCAAGGAGTGGCAGTTCAAGGACTGGCCGTTCAAGGACCACGTCGAGATCTTCAACAAGA TCATTGGATTCTTTGTTCGGTTTGAGGATGACAGTGTGGAATCAGCAAAGATGGTCAAACAGTGGAATGTGAAGATCATCTCA ATCAGCAAAAATAAAAGACATCAGGACAGAGCTGCTGCACTTGAGGTGTGGGATCGGCTGGAAGCATTTATGAGGTCACGCTCGCATTGA
- the LOC109712903 gene encoding non-specific lipid-transfer protein-like protein At2g13820 yields MGQLLLLITTICVATSGDPLDCSDALGDLSPCLDYCTDDADYPSIDCCEQLPTVCRAQPVCFCAVVGGTSSDLLGIPIDTDRAVNLPDACDNDYDYGNSHVAPASVSTTLMVNTTTSTRPNPRQNKTNVAPPSSP; encoded by the exons ATGGGGCAACTACTGCTACTTATTACCACAATATGCGTGGCCACCTCAGGTGACCCCCTGGACTGCAGCGACGCACTTGGCGACCTCTCTCCCTGCCTTGATTATTGCACCGATGACGCCGACTACCCGTCCATCGACTGCTGTGAGCAGCTCCCAACTGTCTGCCGCGCACAGCCAGTTTGCTTCTGTGCAGTTGTCGGTGGGACGTCATCGGATTTGCTCGGCATCCCAATCGATACGGATCGCGCGGTCAACCTCCCTGATGCCTGTGATAATGATTATGACTATGGGAACTCGCATGTTGCACCTGCTT CTGTGTCGACCACATTGATGGTGAATACGACTACCTCGACGAGACCAAATCCAAGGCAAAATAAGACTAATGTGGCACCACCATCTTCTCCATGA
- the LOC109712430 gene encoding non-specific lipid transfer protein GPI-anchored 1-like: protein MAPRAFAIGLALSLMAVLLTQSWAQPIPNCPPPSANSLSPCISYIIGNSSYPSSACCKQLKALAQEQGPCVCTVLRGGAAATPLGYIMNQTQAYLLPSSCNLPTLNQCNGVSGPSNAPGVPATPATTTATSPAAPLTPTDPNTSNPSTTSTPSTPSEDSSNVTPTPESSLPSGIGFKSTPTAGASSAAAGSIKLAPLLFFLAVFVASCGSTFSGF, encoded by the exons ATGGCTCCGCGAGCGTTTGCGATCGGTCTTGCCCTTAGTCTCATGGCGGTTCTCTTGACACAGTCCTGGGCTCAGCCAATCCCGAACTGTCCGCCACCGTCTGCTAACAGCCTCTCGCCGTGCATCAGCTACATCATCGGCAACTCGTCGTACCCGTCGTCCGCCTGTTGCAAGCAGCTTAAAGCCCTCGCCCAAGAGCAAGGCCCGTGTGTCTGCACGGTCCTTCGCGGAGGTGCCGCCGCCACCCCGCTAGGGTATATAATGAACCAGACGCAGGCTTACTTGCTTCCTAGCAGCTGCAACCTGCCCACCCTCAACCAATGCAATG GTGTCTCCGGGCCGAGCAATGCGCCAGGTGTGCCAGCTACGCCGGCTACCACGACCGCGACTTCGCCTGCTGCACCGTTGACACCAACGGACCCGAATACGTCGAACCCGAGCACAACTTCAACCCCGTCGACGCCGAGCGAGGACTCTTCGAATGTCACTCCAACTCCTGAATCGTCATTGCCGTCAG GGATTGGATTCAAGTCGACTCCCACGGCTGGCGCATCATCGGCAGCTGCAGGCTCCATTAAATTGGCCCCCTTGCTCTTCTTCCTCGCTGTGTTTGTGGCCTCTTGCGGTTCAACATTCTCCGGGTTTTAA